A window of the Haloarcula litorea genome harbors these coding sequences:
- a CDS encoding DUF7283 family protein, giving the protein MFDTHAQTLFVWVALAAVGVAVLGTVVSMPTTAPPDASAAAATVDEVATSPPGSVAVRDVHADSWSLSDRQLGLRSDGGTSHATLLRPAVPALGGRLAAVARGRPPATAFRSVRGFERAVTHARERGVGWRPAPTRLTVRHVAWGGVDVTLVG; this is encoded by the coding sequence GTGTTCGACACGCACGCACAGACGCTGTTCGTCTGGGTCGCACTCGCCGCGGTCGGCGTCGCGGTCCTCGGGACCGTCGTCTCGATGCCCACGACGGCACCGCCCGACGCAAGCGCGGCGGCGGCCACGGTCGACGAGGTCGCCACCAGCCCGCCGGGGTCGGTCGCCGTCCGCGACGTCCACGCCGACTCGTGGTCGCTGTCCGACCGGCAACTCGGACTCCGATCCGACGGCGGGACCAGCCACGCGACGCTGCTCCGGCCCGCCGTCCCGGCGCTCGGGGGTCGACTGGCGGCTGTCGCCCGGGGCCGACCCCCCGCGACGGCCTTCCGGTCGGTCCGGGGGTTCGAGCGCGCAGTCACGCACGCGCGAGAGCGGGGCGTCGGCTGGCGGCCCGCGCCGACGCGACTGACGGTCAGGCACGTCGCCTGGGGAGGGGTTGATGTCACGCTCGTCGGCTAG
- a CDS encoding DUF7285 family protein: MSRSSARAATEPLAALVAVAAVTTGLTLYAGVLDTAFGAGPDRRNVAEPTADGIEQRLTTAGVVHPARVRESLAAVPAGYEGNVTISGPGRWSAGPEPPAGAATERRPVSVAIGPATVRRGTLAVRVWR; this comes from the coding sequence ATGTCACGCTCGTCGGCTAGGGCCGCGACGGAGCCGCTGGCGGCGCTGGTCGCCGTCGCCGCGGTCACGACGGGGCTGACCCTCTACGCCGGCGTCCTCGACACCGCGTTCGGCGCGGGACCGGACCGGCGGAACGTCGCCGAACCGACCGCCGACGGGATCGAGCAGCGGCTGACGACCGCCGGTGTCGTCCACCCGGCGCGGGTCCGGGAGTCGTTGGCCGCCGTCCCCGCCGGCTACGAGGGGAACGTCACGATCAGCGGGCCCGGCCGCTGGAGCGCGGGCCCGGAGCCGCCGGCGGGAGCCGCGACCGAACGCCGGCCGGTCAGCGTCGCGATCGGACCGGCGACGGTCCGCCGCGGGACACTCGCCGTACGGGTGTGGCGATGA
- a CDS encoding DUF7284 family protein yields the protein MTRATSTVLDATLCLLLVGAAATVVVDGVDTAPAPDRTAAVERADLLASSTASVEYRLRTRGEHPDWVANGSARHRRTAHGTLAALLADAAMTNVSSRGRRLSTASVGFERRVRDATRDRLAGPDHASRIRVHWTPYRGAPLSATTTVGERPPPSADVRSVTLAVASPMEPAAERARRAAAGGDYRAVAAVVARSTVGGLFPPEQTRLALHGDYPADRLMANRYRRAAALTGAGRLPGDGNVSTNNARLAAALTDRFAADMRRRFASPPAAADAVRTGRVTLVVRTWSR from the coding sequence ATGACTCGGGCCACGAGTACCGTCCTCGACGCGACGCTGTGCCTGCTGCTGGTCGGCGCGGCGGCGACGGTCGTGGTCGACGGCGTCGACACCGCGCCGGCACCCGACCGCACAGCGGCCGTGGAGCGGGCGGACCTGCTCGCGTCGAGCACGGCGAGTGTCGAGTACCGGCTGCGGACGCGCGGCGAGCACCCGGACTGGGTCGCCAACGGGTCGGCCCGCCACCGCCGGACGGCACACGGCACGCTCGCGGCGCTGCTGGCCGACGCCGCGATGACGAACGTCAGCAGCCGCGGTCGTCGCCTCTCGACGGCGAGCGTCGGGTTCGAGCGCCGCGTCCGGGACGCCACGCGTGACCGGCTCGCGGGCCCCGACCACGCGAGCAGGATTCGCGTCCACTGGACCCCGTACCGCGGTGCGCCGCTGTCGGCGACGACCACGGTGGGTGAGCGGCCGCCGCCGTCGGCCGACGTACGCAGTGTCACGCTCGCCGTCGCGAGCCCGATGGAGCCCGCCGCGGAACGCGCCCGCCGAGCGGCCGCCGGTGGCGACTACCGCGCCGTCGCGGCCGTCGTCGCCCGGTCGACGGTCGGCGGGCTGTTCCCGCCGGAGCAGACCCGACTCGCGCTCCACGGCGACTACCCCGCCGACCGACTGATGGCGAACCGCTACCGTCGGGCGGCGGCCCTGACCGGTGCCGGACGGCTACCGGGAGACGGGAACGTCAGTACCAACAACGCACGGCTCGCGGCGGCGCTCACCGACCGGTTCGCCGCGGATATGCGTCGGCGGTTCGCGTCGCCGCCGGCGGCCGCGGACGCCGTCCGGACGGGGCGCGTGACCCTCGTGGTACGGACGTGGTCTCGATGA